The stretch of DNA CCATTCGATCACGCCGGACGCAGGGGCGTTCATTCGCGCCATGCGAACCAGGCCCGCCGAATCTTGGGCGGGTTCCCAAAAGACAATCGCCGGCGCTTGGTCGGCGTCGAGCCGCATGACCACCAAACTTTGATAACGGTCTTCAGGGCTTTCCAAAACCGTTGTGCGCTGCCATTCCGAAAACGGCTTGGTTGCATAACGCACGGCTTGCTTGTCAGAATAAGCGATATGCGGGCGGGAGTCTTTATCGAGCGCTAGCGAAGTCGATTTGCGCGCATCGCCGAAGCCGAGCATGACGTATTCGAGGCGATCAACGTCTTCGATTTCCCACTGGTCGCTATTCAACACGCCATAGCGCACGGTGGCTTTGGTCTTGTCGGCGTCGTCGAGGTCGAGCCAAGCAATATGGGGGCGGTCCCAATGGTCGAGCGCCAGAGTGGGAAAGCGCCCTCTTGCTCCGCCAGTGACGACAGTGGAAATTTGCCAGCCCTCATCAATTTTGACGGCGTACTTCAAGTCGCCGTCGGTGGTCCATCCGGTCGATTCGCAATAGGCGATGTGGGGACGCCCCATGCTATCAACGGCAATGGAAGTATTGAGTCCATACATGAAGCGTCCGCTGTTGGGGATATTGCGTTCGTAAGTCCAGTTGTCGCCGTCGAAGAATCCGTATTGCAGACACTCGACCGCGCCGAATTGCGAGGGGAACACCGACGCCTGATGGACGCCGCCTTCGGCGTCGATGGCGAGCGAATTGTCCCAGCCGTCATGGCTGCTGGGCGTATCAATCGGCGGCGTCTGCAGTCCACCGTCGGGAGCGACGATGACGTGCGAAGGGTTTTGCAGGTCATGGTCGTGCCAGGCGATGTGAGCGTCGCCGTTGGGCGCAACGCGGATATCACCCGGGCCGTAGAAGTAACCCTCTGCGACGGTGACCGGGTTCCAAGGGCCGTTAATCGAATCGGCGTGGGCGTGCCAGACGACGCCGTTGGTTTCTTCGGTCATGCCCATGATGTGGATGGCGCCGTCGGGGCCAAAATCGAACGACGGTTTGACGCCGTTTGCGATGTCGGACATCGACCAATCGTCAGCCAGCATTTCTTCATCGCCTGCGTCCGGCGCCAGCGTAACGACAAGGCGCGGCGTTTGATCTTGGTTGCTCGCGCCTTCTTTGCTAAAGAAGTGGCGCACGTCCAACGTGTTGCCGGGGTCTTCGCGCAGCATCAGCGTGATGACGCCGTCGCCGTTGGCTTCGGTCTGCACTGCTGCCGCTAAGTTAGGCGAGTGCCAAGTGTCGTAGGCGGGTTTTTCGATGCCGATGGTGATGGCGTCTGATGAATTCACCGTCTGCGGCGCAGGGCGGTTTGGTCCGTTTATTGTTGCTTCGCTCCAATTATCATCTGGGATGAAGTAGAGCGAAATCTCTTCGGGACGCGAACCGTCGATACGGGTAAGGCGTAGTTCCGCGTCTGCGATGACGCCGGAAATTTCTGACAGGTCAAATTTAAGGTAGATCCAATACTGCGCCACCGGGCAGATTCCCAGCCGGGCGTTGTTGCCTTTTAACTCGGTGCTGCCGAGTCCA from Candidatus Hinthialibacter antarcticus encodes:
- a CDS encoding DNRLRE domain-containing protein, with protein sequence MRLVLIAAIISLFVTYANFTAQSQQMVITPSDDSWIAGLGSTELKGNNARLGICPVAQYWIYLKFDLSEISGVIADAELRLTRIDGSRPEEISLYFIPDDNWSEATINGPNRPAPQTVNSSDAITIGIEKPAYDTWHSPNLAAAVQTEANGDGVITLMLREDPGNTLDVRHFFSKEGASNQDQTPRLVVTLAPDAGDEEMLADDWSMSDIANGVKPSFDFGPDGAIHIMGMTEETNGVVWHAHADSINGPWNPVTVAEGYFYGPGDIRVAPNGDAHIAWHDHDLQNPSHVIVAPDGGLQTPPIDTPSSHDGWDNSLAIDAEGGVHQASVFPSQFGAVECLQYGFFDGDNWTYERNIPNSGRFMYGLNTSIAVDSMGRPHIAYCESTGWTTDGDLKYAVKIDEGWQISTVVTGGARGRFPTLALDHWDRPHIAWLDLDDADKTKATVRYGVLNSDQWEIEDVDRLEYVMLGFGDARKSTSLALDKDSRPHIAYSDKQAVRYATKPFSEWQRTTVLESPEDRYQSLVVMRLDADQAPAIVFWEPAQDSAGLVRMARMNAPASGVIEWSIYK